In Methanocaldococcus lauensis, a single genomic region encodes these proteins:
- a CDS encoding AzlC family ABC transporter permease: MFKKGLIASFPIVIGYIPVAITFGVTALALGFNEVEAILASALIFAGASQFALISLASNSLIDAVTIPIILNLRHIVYGCIVSQRFEIRNPFITAFGLTDEVFATSLNAPNSERFSWGLELGAYLSWVLGTAIGILGGAVLLSNETLAPSLVFALTALFLVLLIPNLKGYHTLSALIGGTIALIFHYFGYTSMGILLAGILSPIVVLKIKNR; encoded by the coding sequence ATGTTTAAAAAGGGATTGATTGCTAGCTTTCCAATAGTGATTGGTTATATCCCTGTTGCCATAACTTTTGGAGTAACTGCGTTGGCGTTAGGATTCAATGAAGTCGAAGCAATTCTTGCATCAGCATTAATCTTTGCCGGAGCAAGTCAATTTGCATTAATTTCACTTGCATCGAATTCGTTAATTGATGCGGTAACTATTCCAATAATTTTAAATTTAAGGCATATAGTTTACGGTTGCATAGTATCTCAAAGGTTTGAAATAAGAAATCCGTTTATAACTGCATTTGGATTGACGGATGAGGTTTTTGCAACATCTTTAAACGCTCCAAACAGTGAGAGGTTTAGTTGGGGTTTAGAATTGGGAGCTTATCTATCTTGGGTTTTGGGAACTGCGATTGGTATTCTTGGTGGAGCAGTTTTACTTTCTAATGAAACTTTAGCTCCTTCTCTGGTGTTTGCACTTACAGCTTTATTCTTAGTGCTCTTAATTCCCAACCTTAAAGGATATCACACGCTATCTGCGTTAATTGGAGGGACTATCGCTCTAATATTTCATTACTTTGGATATACTTCAATGGGAATTCTACTCGCGGGTATTTTAAGTCCAATAGTGGTTCTAAAAATCAAAAATAGGTGA
- a CDS encoding dihydromethanopterin reductase (acceptor): MRIVWCITGAGHLLRESFDVMKKLKEEIEDLKVTTLVSRAGEEVVKMYGLFEELKYISNGNYYEELILEREHPYSSPITGRLSLGKYDFLICSPTSGNTVAKVVNGIADSLVTNAIAQAGKGFVKSLIVPVDYKEGIVITKLPYSIDRKRCKLCLKCIKVCPNEAIIKRDNFVEIYLPKCVGCGNCKEICQYNAIIEGKEIKMRVRKIDAENTKKLKELEDVIVLKHPYEILDFFGIYK; encoded by the coding sequence ATGAGGATTGTTTGGTGTATTACAGGAGCTGGGCATTTATTAAGAGAGAGTTTTGATGTTATGAAAAAATTGAAGGAAGAGATTGAAGATTTAAAAGTAACCACCTTAGTATCAAGAGCTGGAGAGGAAGTAGTAAAGATGTATGGTTTATTTGAAGAATTAAAATATATTTCCAATGGAAATTATTATGAAGAGTTAATTTTAGAGAGGGAGCATCCTTATTCATCTCCAATTACAGGAAGATTAAGCTTAGGGAAATATGACTTCTTAATTTGCTCTCCAACATCTGGAAATACTGTTGCTAAGGTAGTTAATGGAATAGCTGACAGCTTAGTAACAAATGCAATAGCTCAGGCAGGAAAGGGATTTGTTAAATCATTAATAGTTCCTGTTGATTACAAAGAGGGGATTGTTATAACAAAACTTCCATACTCCATAGATAGAAAGAGATGCAAACTCTGCTTAAAATGCATAAAAGTTTGTCCTAATGAAGCCATAATTAAAAGAGACAACTTTGTTGAAATATACTTACCAAAATGTGTGGGTTGTGGAAATTGTAAAGAAATCTGCCAATATAATGCAATAATTGAAGGAAAAGAAATTAAAATGAGAGTTAGAAAAATAGATGCTGAAAATACTAAAAAATTAAAAGAATTAGAAGATGTTATTGTATTAAAGCATCCTTATGAGATTTTAGATTTTTTTGGAATCTATAAATAA
- a CDS encoding AzlD domain-containing protein, translated as MIEHYVAIILVAIGTYLSRFLPIYFNERFKRLKGFNEFLAYSSTALISALFITSLVSFPVELKNTSISIVALALVFVSYKKWKNLGFSVLIGVIAHLLLSLVIKNFITLIV; from the coding sequence ATGATAGAACACTACGTAGCAATAATATTGGTTGCGATAGGAACATATCTATCAAGATTTTTACCAATATATTTTAATGAAAGATTTAAAAGGTTAAAGGGTTTTAACGAATTCCTTGCGTATTCATCAACAGCCTTAATATCTGCACTTTTCATTACATCGCTCGTATCCTTTCCAGTTGAATTAAAAAACACAAGTATAAGTATTGTAGCGTTAGCATTAGTCTTTGTATCTTACAAAAAATGGAAAAATTTAGGATTTTCTGTATTAATCGGAGTGATAGCACATTTATTATTATCTTTGGTAATTAAAAATTTCATAACATTAATAGTATAA
- a CDS encoding 4-phosphopantoate--beta-alanine ligase has translation MEIPKTHPRYESLMKREKIIEALNKGILAKAGLIAHGRGETFDYLIGEKTTPIALKSIKVSAAYLVLAKNPVISVNGNTVALAIDEVVELAKELNGKIEVNLFYRTKERELAIKKEFEEKFKEDIETGKIKILGIDDANKQIPNLDSLRGKVSEDGIFSADVVLVPLEDGDRTEALVNMGKKVISIDLNPLSRTARKSTITIVDELTRALPLLIKYVREFKNKDREELLKIIDSFDNMKNLKEMIDYIAERLKNLSLEEL, from the coding sequence ATGGAGATTCCAAAAACACATCCAAGATATGAATCTTTAATGAAGAGAGAAAAAATTATTGAAGCACTAAATAAAGGGATTTTAGCTAAAGCTGGGCTAATAGCTCATGGTAGAGGAGAGACATTTGACTATTTAATTGGAGAAAAAACTACACCAATAGCTTTAAAATCAATAAAAGTATCTGCTGCTTATTTAGTTTTAGCTAAAAATCCAGTGATAAGTGTTAATGGTAATACAGTAGCATTGGCTATAGATGAAGTTGTTGAACTTGCAAAAGAATTGAATGGAAAAATAGAAGTTAATTTATTTTATAGAACTAAGGAGAGAGAGTTAGCTATAAAAAAAGAATTTGAAGAGAAATTTAAAGAGGATATAGAGACAGGAAAGATAAAAATTTTGGGTATTGATGATGCTAACAAACAGATTCCAAACTTAGACAGCTTGAGAGGAAAGGTTTCAGAGGATGGAATATTTAGTGCGGATGTTGTTTTAGTTCCATTAGAAGATGGAGATAGGACGGAGGCATTAGTTAATATGGGAAAAAAAGTCATATCAATAGATTTAAATCCACTATCAAGAACTGCAAGAAAATCTACTATAACAATAGTTGATGAATTAACAAGGGCTCTACCTCTACTAATCAAATATGTTAGAGAATTTAAAAATAAAGATAGAGAAGAGCTTTTAAAAATCATTGATAGTTTTGACAATATGAAGAATTTAAAGGAGATGATTGATTACATTGCTGAGAGATTGAAAAATTTGAGTTTGGAGGAGTTATAA
- a CDS encoding DEAD/DEAH box helicase: MNFNDLNLSENTLNAIKNKGFEKPTDIQTKVIPLFLNENCNIVAQARTGSGKTASFGIPLIDLIDENSKLSAIILTPTRELAIQVADEIESLKGNKNLKIAKIYGGKPIYPQIKDLKNANIVVGTPGRILDHINRGTINLKNVKYFILDEADEMLDMGFIEDVEKILNSCNNKNKRILLFSATMPEKILNLCKKYMKNYEFVKVKTTANIDQSFIETKENERFKTLCKLLKNNEFYGLVFCNTKKDTKELRDKLRDIGFKAEAIHGDLKQPRREKIIRLFKQKRIKILIATDVMCRGIDVNDLKCVINYHLPQNPRAYMHRIGRTGRFDKKGRSITIITKREYRKLKYIEKTYKIKIKRHKLNYSKQIKKVDNKNNLHK; this comes from the coding sequence ATGAATTTTAATGACTTAAACTTATCAGAAAATACATTAAATGCTATTAAAAATAAAGGTTTTGAAAAGCCAACTGATATTCAGACAAAAGTTATTCCTTTATTTTTAAATGAAAATTGTAATATTGTGGCACAAGCAAGAACTGGTAGTGGGAAAACCGCTTCATTTGGAATACCATTAATTGATCTTATAGACGAAAACTCTAAATTATCTGCAATTATTTTAACACCTACAAGGGAATTAGCAATTCAAGTTGCAGATGAAATAGAATCACTAAAAGGAAACAAAAATTTAAAAATTGCTAAAATTTATGGTGGAAAGCCAATATATCCACAAATTAAAGATTTAAAAAACGCTAACATAGTTGTAGGAACACCGGGGAGAATTTTAGACCACATAAATAGAGGCACCATAAATTTGAAGAATGTTAAATACTTCATATTAGATGAAGCTGACGAAATGCTGGATATGGGATTTATTGAAGATGTTGAAAAAATTTTAAATTCATGCAATAATAAAAATAAAAGAATCCTTTTGTTTTCAGCAACGATGCCAGAAAAGATATTAAATCTCTGTAAAAAATATATGAAAAACTATGAATTTGTAAAGGTTAAAACTACTGCAAATATTGATCAGAGTTTTATTGAAACTAAGGAAAATGAAAGATTTAAAACATTATGTAAATTATTAAAAAATAATGAATTTTATGGGTTAGTTTTTTGCAATACTAAAAAAGATACTAAAGAGTTAAGGGATAAATTGAGAGATATTGGGTTTAAAGCAGAAGCAATACATGGAGATTTAAAACAACCAAGAAGAGAAAAGATAATAAGATTGTTTAAACAAAAAAGAATTAAAATTTTAATAGCTACAGATGTAATGTGCAGAGGTATTGATGTTAATGATTTAAAATGTGTAATTAACTATCATCTACCTCAAAACCCAAGAGCATATATGCATAGAATTGGAAGAACTGGAAGATTTGATAAAAAGGGAAGATCAATAACTATTATTACTAAAAGGGAGTATAGGAAGTTAAAATATATTGAAAAAACATATAAAATAAAGATTAAAAGACATAAACTAAACTATTCTAAACAAATAAAAAAAGTAGATAATAAAAACAACCTACATAAATAA
- a CDS encoding molybdopterin molybdotransferase MoeA, with amino-acid sequence MKLIKKLMPLNNAEKIVFNNLFEYIEKNKKIKKANLIESLNRVLCEDIISPIDLPYFNRAAMDGYAVIAEDTFGASETNPIILNLVNNDEISSGEAKIIFTGEKLPKNADAVVMKEFCNEINNFVEIYKSVYPNENVSKVGEDVKKGEIVLKKGTIINPYHLNLLASLGIKKVNVYDLKFGIIPTGDELVSLEDVENIEEDIKKLNGKVINSNVYMLYGLVKNLGFNGKIYDIVEDNKDSLKNTIKLALKENDILLITGGTSVSERDITVETVKELGNILIHGVNIRPGKPFGLGVVNNKLIFMLSGYPVASAVQFELFIQRFFTKRKKIIMPLKRNIASELGRVDFVRVKINKYVDPIRITGSGVISSLTRSDGYILIPENVEGYEKGEFVEVYLF; translated from the coding sequence ATGAAGCTAATAAAAAAATTGATGCCATTAAATAATGCCGAAAAAATAGTTTTTAATAATTTATTTGAATATATTGAAAAAAATAAAAAAATTAAAAAAGCTAATCTTATCGAGTCATTAAATAGAGTGTTATGTGAAGATATTATTTCTCCTATTGACTTACCATATTTTAATAGAGCGGCAATGGATGGATATGCAGTTATTGCTGAAGATACATTTGGGGCTTCTGAAACAAATCCTATAATACTAAATCTTGTTAATAATGATGAAATATCTTCTGGAGAGGCGAAAATAATATTTACTGGAGAAAAACTACCAAAAAACGCTGATGCCGTAGTTATGAAAGAATTTTGTAATGAAATTAATAACTTTGTTGAAATTTATAAATCTGTTTATCCTAATGAGAATGTATCAAAAGTTGGTGAGGATGTCAAAAAGGGAGAAATTGTTTTAAAAAAAGGAACCATAATTAATCCATATCATTTAAATTTACTTGCATCCTTAGGAATAAAAAAAGTTAATGTTTATGACTTAAAATTTGGAATAATACCTACTGGGGATGAACTTGTTAGTTTAGAAGATGTTGAAAATATTGAAGAAGATATTAAAAAATTAAATGGAAAAGTTATAAATTCCAATGTGTATATGCTATATGGTTTAGTAAAAAATCTTGGATTTAATGGAAAAATTTATGATATAGTGGAAGATAACAAAGATTCATTAAAAAATACTATAAAATTAGCATTAAAAGAAAATGACATTTTATTAATAACTGGTGGAACTTCTGTAAGTGAGAGAGATATAACGGTAGAGACAGTTAAAGAGTTAGGTAACATTTTAATTCATGGAGTAAATATAAGGCCAGGAAAACCTTTTGGTTTAGGAGTTGTAAATAACAAATTAATATTTATGCTATCTGGTTATCCAGTAGCGTCAGCAGTTCAATTTGAATTGTTTATTCAAAGATTTTTCACAAAAAGGAAAAAAATAATAATGCCTCTAAAAAGAAACATTGCCTCAGAACTTGGTAGAGTTGATTTTGTAAGAGTGAAAATAAATAAATATGTTGATCCTATAAGAATAACAGGAAGTGGAGTTATATCTTCATTAACAAGAAGTGATGGCTATATACTAATTCCAGAAAATGTTGAAGGTTATGAAAAAGGAGAGTTTGTAGAAGTTTATTTATTTTAA
- a CDS encoding helix-turn-helix domain-containing protein, with product MDKKDSLLVAVGRRISRLRKERGITLSGLAKVAGISKSTLSTIESGDANPTISTLWAIADALNVPFGELLPEEFKEVDESGITVRLIERSEGEPKIEVYKMILSPKSVRRANPHQKGVIEKVLVVSGSMLTGPVSSPKLLKAGEEMEFKADVPHVYMAMDEGATAIITIKYPLLEDSYNQYDIIKPFPENDVEWDGLKSLLSRLSEESLLGIPVFRIELHGGYTRDDLRKLKDILYSLKVKNLKPHLIEDNHRVLIYLFSTFPGTFRSFDSVSLNDKKFHEAVKILKLSNKQKLSEDEFKYLQDLTSDSSFLLSVLASEVLLIHAYPTIPNIILKLYEKDVKIFYKPKTSFEERINVGLYNAFEPLHPGYARQALFIAYIVRKYFGDEKIQALDVGTGPGHHLKMLYELVPYLSVLCVENSPKAIEYLKNNLKGFNFGYILEDFLEFKYYDKKVPLIISVGSSHHMNTLFFLEKSYDLLENGGILIVSDEFISPYHDRLERARNIISHHTKYMLETLVEIPENANLTDEERRLVKLLSRNIPLISYLAEIGEVRTAMSYAFQLFRDLNRILIPPKISHPFISYYIFQYLELSAMIAGLDYEVERKTYPERFKSLAEETGFSLLHHTRIYATHGANEMDAGTHIFALKKEG from the coding sequence GTGGACAAAAAGGATAGCCTATTAGTAGCTGTTGGAAGAAGGATATCCAGATTAAGAAAGGAAAGGGGGATTACATTATCGGGTCTTGCCAAAGTTGCTGGAATTTCAAAATCAACGCTATCTACTATAGAATCTGGGGATGCGAATCCTACAATATCTACATTGTGGGCAATAGCAGATGCCCTTAATGTTCCATTCGGAGAACTTCTTCCAGAAGAATTTAAGGAGGTTGATGAGTCTGGAATAACTGTTCGACTTATAGAACGATCGGAGGGAGAGCCAAAAATTGAAGTTTACAAGATGATCCTAAGCCCAAAGAGTGTTAGAAGAGCTAATCCCCATCAAAAAGGTGTGATTGAGAAGGTTCTCGTAGTAAGCGGTAGCATGCTAACAGGACCAGTATCATCTCCTAAACTCTTAAAAGCTGGAGAAGAGATGGAATTCAAAGCTGATGTGCCTCACGTATACATGGCTATGGATGAAGGAGCAACAGCAATAATCACAATAAAATATCCATTGCTTGAGGACTCTTATAATCAATACGACATTATTAAGCCGTTTCCGGAGAATGACGTTGAATGGGATGGCTTAAAATCCTTGTTAAGCAGGTTAAGTGAAGAATCTCTTTTAGGTATCCCAGTATTTAGAATTGAACTTCATGGAGGCTATACGAGAGATGATCTAAGAAAACTAAAGGACATCCTTTATTCGCTTAAAGTAAAAAACCTAAAGCCCCACCTAATTGAAGATAACCATAGGGTATTAATATACTTATTTAGTACCTTTCCGGGAACTTTTAGGAGTTTTGATTCAGTTAGCTTAAATGACAAGAAATTCCATGAAGCGGTAAAAATTCTTAAACTCTCTAATAAGCAAAAATTATCAGAAGATGAGTTTAAGTATTTACAAGATTTAACAAGTGACTCATCATTCTTGCTAAGTGTCTTAGCATCAGAAGTGCTCTTAATCCATGCATATCCTACAATTCCCAATATAATTCTTAAGTTATACGAAAAAGACGTAAAGATATTTTACAAGCCTAAAACGTCATTCGAAGAGAGGATTAATGTCGGTTTATACAACGCTTTTGAACCACTTCACCCCGGTTATGCTCGGCAAGCATTGTTTATTGCTTATATCGTCAGAAAATACTTTGGAGATGAAAAAATTCAAGCCCTTGATGTAGGAACTGGTCCAGGTCATCACTTAAAAATGTTATATGAGTTAGTACCTTACCTTAGTGTTCTATGCGTAGAAAATAGCCCAAAAGCCATAGAATACCTTAAAAATAATCTTAAAGGGTTTAATTTTGGTTATATTCTTGAAGACTTCCTAGAATTCAAGTATTATGATAAAAAGGTGCCGTTGATAATTTCTGTCGGCTCATCTCATCACATGAATACTCTGTTCTTCTTAGAGAAATCATATGATTTACTTGAAAATGGTGGTATTCTGATTGTTTCCGACGAGTTTATCTCACCCTACCATGATCGCTTAGAAAGAGCGAGGAATATTATATCCCATCATACGAAATACATGCTGGAAACTTTGGTTGAAATACCAGAAAATGCTAATCTAACGGATGAAGAAAGAAGGTTAGTCAAACTTTTATCGAGAAATATACCTTTGATTTCATATCTTGCAGAGATTGGAGAGGTTAGAACTGCTATGAGCTATGCATTTCAACTCTTTAGAGATCTCAATAGGATTTTAATTCCTCCCAAAATCTCTCATCCGTTTATATCTTACTACATATTTCAATACTTAGAGCTATCAGCAATGATTGCAGGTCTTGATTACGAAGTTGAAAGAAAAACGTACCCTGAAAGGTTTAAATCACTTGCAGAAGAAACTGGATTTTCTTTATTACACCACACGAGAATCTATGCCACTCACGGAGCAAACGAGATGGACGCGGGAACACACATCTTCGCTCTAAAAAAGGAGGGGTAA
- a CDS encoding DUF354 domain-containing protein, giving the protein MDVWIDLTNAPHVHYFCQLIKKFEKEGIEYLLTYRDSKNLDKLVKIYNFVGKCIGKHGKTLKEKLIFYAERVIGLSELISNVEPKVAIAKHSVELPRVAFGLNIPIIFVVDNEYAEAQNRLTLPLANEIIKPIATDEKKLKDCGGRNFISFDGTCEVANVNSRLNGYYPIDNDILKKLDIDNNRPTIVMRPCPNSSYCNGHKDILPDIIKELKKRIDCNIVVFPRDDYQRINYEKLNVIVPKEAIDALSLLYHSDFMIGAGGTMNRESAILGIPTISCYPQELLGVDKYLIEKGRMIHTINIKEIIDYVEENLGKKLGVIELEDPTDLMFEKVCSYLKK; this is encoded by the coding sequence TTGGATGTTTGGATTGACTTAACAAATGCTCCTCATGTTCATTATTTTTGTCAATTAATAAAAAAATTTGAAAAGGAAGGAATAGAATATTTATTAACTTACAGAGATTCAAAAAATTTAGATAAATTAGTTAAAATTTACAATTTTGTAGGAAAATGTATAGGAAAGCATGGAAAAACATTAAAAGAAAAATTAATTTTTTACGCTGAGAGAGTTATTGGTTTATCTGAATTAATATCTAATGTAGAACCAAAAGTGGCAATAGCAAAACATTCAGTAGAATTGCCAAGAGTTGCCTTTGGCTTAAACATTCCAATTATTTTTGTTGTAGATAATGAATATGCAGAGGCTCAGAATAGATTAACTCTTCCATTGGCAAATGAAATTATAAAACCAATAGCAACTGATGAAAAAAAGCTTAAAGATTGCGGAGGAAGAAATTTTATAAGCTTTGATGGAACTTGCGAAGTGGCAAATGTAAATTCTCGATTAAATGGCTATTACCCGATAGATAACGATATTCTAAAAAAATTAGATATTGATAATAATAGACCTACAATAGTTATGAGACCATGTCCAAATTCTTCCTATTGTAATGGACACAAGGATATTTTGCCAGATATTATAAAAGAACTAAAAAAAAGAATTGACTGTAATATAGTAGTTTTTCCAAGAGATGATTATCAGAGAATAAATTATGAGAAACTCAATGTTATTGTTCCTAAGGAAGCAATTGATGCCTTATCTTTATTATATCACTCTGATTTTATGATTGGAGCAGGAGGAACTATGAATAGAGAGAGTGCTATTCTTGGAATTCCAACAATATCCTGCTATCCTCAAGAATTACTTGGAGTTGATAAATATTTAATTGAAAAAGGTAGAATGATCCATACAATCAATATTAAAGAAATAATAGACTATGTTGAAGAAAACTTAGGAAAAAAACTTGGTGTTATTGAGTTAGAAGACCCTACTGATTTGATGTTTGAAAAAGTTTGTAGTTATTTAAAGAAATAA
- a CDS encoding AMP phosphorylase, translated as MLFLKVRVLDIDLENLVLINSEDLKSSQYFPQDRVVVKFNDKEVIGVLYSSTSLINRGEVGLPKKLVKELNVKEGDVVTIRHADRPRSLGYIRKKMDGNKLKKEEIFAIIDEMVDGKLTNIEISAFVTSLYINGMDMDEIEAMTIRMAETGKMVDWETQIFDVHSIGGVPGNKYALLVVPIVASTGLKIPKTSSRAITSAAGTADVVEVLTRVDLTIEEIKRVVKETNGCMVWGGALELAPADDITINVERPLGIDPKPLLLSSVMAKKLAMGVNKLLIDIPTGYGAKVKSIKEASSLARNFIELSERLKIVTECAITYGGQPIGRAIGPALEAKEALLALEDYKQAPTSLVEKSISLAGILLEMGGVSPPGEGKYMAEDILAKGKAHDKFMEIIVAQGGKEVSSEEIEVGKYYTDIHSPIDGYVTRISNSGITRIAKEAGAPNDKKAGVYLNVKVGNKVEKGDVLYTIYSDSEERLKSAAKLARILYPVKVEGMLLQKISRF; from the coding sequence ATGTTATTTTTGAAAGTTAGAGTATTAGATATTGACTTGGAGAATTTAGTTTTAATAAATTCTGAAGATTTAAAAAGTTCCCAATACTTTCCTCAGGATAGAGTAGTAGTTAAATTTAATGATAAGGAAGTTATTGGCGTTTTGTATTCTTCAACCAGTTTGATAAATAGAGGAGAAGTGGGATTGCCTAAAAAACTTGTTAAGGAATTGAATGTTAAAGAAGGAGATGTGGTTACAATAAGACACGCTGATAGACCAAGATCTCTTGGATATATTAGAAAAAAAATGGATGGTAATAAATTAAAAAAAGAAGAAATTTTTGCAATTATTGATGAAATGGTTGATGGAAAATTAACAAATATTGAAATTTCTGCCTTTGTTACATCTTTATATATAAATGGAATGGATATGGATGAAATTGAAGCAATGACAATTAGAATGGCTGAAACTGGAAAAATGGTTGATTGGGAGACACAAATATTTGATGTGCATTCAATTGGAGGGGTTCCTGGAAATAAATATGCTTTACTTGTAGTTCCTATCGTAGCATCTACTGGCTTAAAGATTCCAAAAACATCTTCAAGAGCTATAACTTCTGCCGCAGGAACAGCGGATGTTGTTGAAGTATTAACAAGGGTAGATCTAACTATCGAGGAGATAAAAAGAGTGGTTAAAGAAACCAACGGATGTATGGTTTGGGGAGGGGCATTAGAATTGGCTCCTGCAGACGATATAACTATAAATGTAGAAAGACCTTTGGGGATAGATCCTAAACCACTATTATTGTCAAGTGTTATGGCTAAAAAATTAGCAATGGGTGTTAATAAATTATTAATTGATATTCCAACTGGCTATGGAGCAAAGGTTAAAAGTATAAAAGAGGCATCAAGTTTAGCAAGGAACTTTATTGAGTTAAGCGAAAGATTAAAAATAGTTACTGAATGTGCAATAACCTATGGAGGACAACCAATTGGAAGGGCAATAGGTCCAGCGTTAGAAGCAAAAGAGGCATTATTGGCATTAGAAGATTACAAACAAGCTCCAACGAGTTTAGTTGAGAAATCTATATCTCTTGCAGGAATTTTATTAGAGATGGGGGGAGTTTCTCCTCCTGGAGAAGGAAAATATATGGCTGAAGATATATTAGCAAAGGGTAAGGCTCACGATAAATTTATGGAAATAATTGTTGCTCAGGGAGGGAAAGAAGTTAGTTCTGAGGAAATTGAAGTAGGAAAATACTACACTGATATACATTCTCCAATAGATGGATATGTGACAAGAATATCTAACTCAGGAATTACAAGAATTGCCAAAGAGGCAGGAGCTCCAAATGATAAAAAGGCAGGAGTATATTTAAATGTAAAGGTTGGAAATAAAGTAGAAAAAGGAGATGTTTTATATACAATATACTCTGACTCTGAAGAAAGATTAAAATCTGCTGCAAAATTGGCAAGAATATTGTATCCTGTTAAAGTTGAAGGAATGTTATTACAAAAAATTTCAAGATTTTAA
- a CDS encoding DUF371 domain-containing protein produces the protein MEFIIKAKGHKNVSATHKTTLEITKENYLTPTGHCIIGIEADKSMADFSEEFKEKLRNAKKIIVEIEVEGIKDTIIGEGHKDLILNHPTDIVIRKSNYICPRTLMINANKSAKDINREIVKKLKEGKELIFKIKIEE, from the coding sequence ATGGAATTTATAATAAAGGCTAAAGGGCATAAAAATGTCTCAGCAACTCATAAAACAACCTTAGAGATTACAAAAGAAAACTATTTAACACCTACTGGACATTGCATTATAGGTATAGAGGCAGATAAATCTATGGCTGATTTTAGTGAAGAATTTAAAGAAAAACTTAGAAATGCTAAAAAAATCATTGTAGAGATTGAAGTTGAAGGAATAAAAGATACAATAATAGGAGAAGGGCATAAAGATTTAATTTTAAATCATCCAACAGACATAGTTATTAGAAAGAGTAACTATATATGTCCAAGAACATTAATGATTAATGCAAATAAATCAGCAAAAGATATTAATAGAGAGATAGTAAAAAAATTAAAAGAAGGAAAAGAATTAATTTTCAAAATAAAAATAGAAGAATAA